From one Natronogracilivirga saccharolytica genomic stretch:
- a CDS encoding type II toxin-antitoxin system RelE/ParE family toxin, which yields MLKVYLSPLAEKKLSLLLEFIEQQWAKKERDEFLQKVLNAFKRVATHPESCPKSDTFPNLFKCVVSKQTSFFYRFNSEELEIITVFDNRQDPHKIDSDIKKYFSQ from the coding sequence GTGCTTAAAGTCTACCTCTCTCCTTTGGCTGAAAAGAAGTTATCGTTACTTCTTGAATTTATTGAGCAACAATGGGCAAAAAAGGAACGAGACGAGTTCCTGCAAAAAGTATTAAACGCATTCAAAAGAGTAGCTACTCATCCTGAGAGTTGTCCAAAGTCGGATACTTTCCCGAATCTGTTTAAATGCGTTGTGAGTAAACAAACATCATTTTTCTATCGATTCAACTCTGAAGAGCTTGAAATTATAACGGTTTTTGATAATCGTCAGGACCCACATAAAATTGATTCTGATATCAAAAAATATTTTAGCCAATAA
- a CDS encoding calcium/sodium antiporter, with product MFDLFFLIIGIVLLTIGGELLIRGSLSAASFFKVSPLLSGLIIVGFGTSAPEFAVSVDAAINLRADIAIGNVVGSNIGNILLILGLCALIKPLAVRPLALKRDALTVMLSSVLLLVLVGGSSLARFDAIILAIALLGYLLLAYFSQRHTSSPSAELHKAEATEVTGIPGSTLKTIVYILLGLLLLIAGAQVLLLGAIGIAESFEISEAFIGLILVAVGTSLPELSISVLATIRGHADVAVGNILGSNIFNTLGILGVSAMLQPLPVNQRILDFDLWIMLGVSMLLFLFLYTGKKVTRREGCILLFGYLAYVFFSFTLFS from the coding sequence ATGTTCGATTTGTTTTTTCTTATCATTGGCATTGTTTTACTTACCATTGGTGGGGAGTTATTAATACGGGGTTCCTTGAGCGCTGCTTCTTTTTTTAAAGTTTCCCCTCTTTTATCAGGTCTTATAATCGTTGGCTTTGGTACATCAGCACCAGAATTCGCTGTCTCGGTGGATGCTGCAATTAATCTTCGTGCTGATATCGCAATTGGCAATGTAGTTGGTAGTAATATTGGTAATATCTTGCTCATTTTAGGTCTGTGTGCACTCATAAAACCACTAGCTGTGCGTCCCCTCGCTTTGAAACGTGATGCTTTGACTGTTATGCTTTCCAGCGTGTTGCTACTGGTATTGGTGGGAGGAAGCAGCCTCGCAAGATTTGATGCCATCATCCTTGCAATAGCATTGTTGGGTTACTTGTTATTGGCCTATTTTAGCCAGCGCCATACAAGCTCCCCATCCGCTGAGCTTCACAAAGCTGAAGCAACGGAAGTTACTGGAATTCCAGGCTCAACCCTTAAAACTATTGTTTACATACTGCTTGGTTTACTACTTTTGATTGCTGGGGCTCAGGTTTTATTATTGGGTGCCATTGGAATAGCCGAATCATTTGAGATTTCAGAAGCGTTTATAGGTTTAATTTTAGTGGCAGTAGGTACCTCATTACCTGAATTGTCAATATCTGTATTGGCGACGATTCGGGGCCATGCGGACGTTGCCGTAGGGAACATTCTTGGTAGTAATATTTTTAACACACTCGGTATATTGGGTGTTTCAGCAATGCTGCAACCACTTCCCGTTAACCAAAGAATACTAGATTTTGACTTATGGATAATGTTGGGTGTCTCCATGTTGCTGTTCCTTTTTTTGTACACGGGAAAAAAAGTTACCCGCAGGGAAGGGTGTATTCTACTTTTTGGATATCTCGCTTATGTATTTTTCAGTTTCACTTTGTTTAGTTAA
- a CDS encoding DUF3427 domain-containing protein has product MTLTYGLYEQLISRTLQRKLEEQDQRQYHIAKEPLDPEEAALYLSRYLSRIMQSVLGEYRSDHEGIKQQIQLCNELIERLNQSTRRLDLSEDLIEAGGQVLTAVFDQNNAPFSNLEEHLKRITPVTRLTQSELFTGSRAGITMESELKKEILSSDRIDLLISFIKWTGIRIFEQELREFTGRGGRLRVITTSYLGATDEKAIRFLNELQNTEIRVSYNTGSERLHAKSYLFRRNTGFHTAYIGSSNISQSALTSGLEWNLKVTNSEISHIIDKFIKTFETYWNDYDFEPYEAKRLTSALRDARRSYDATPSFVYFDLRPYPFQQRILETLSARRSVHDSWRNLIVAATGTGKTVISGFDYRRFCKKEEEEQENLQRQANTTTRPKLLFIAHREEILKQAMATFRGILRDQNFGELWTGRYEPTHVDYVFASVQTLNSRWDQISLSKEYYDYIVVDEVHHIAASSYRPIIDYFKPKVLLGLTATPERMDGEDILRDFDNRIAAEIRLPEALNRKLLCPFQYFGITDSVDLSGVTWRRGGYATEELSHVYTASDARVGEVIDSIRKYTVDEHKVRALGFCVDMRHAEFMAERFVSAGFRAAVLTSKNAIRREELRLKLARGDINYLFVVDMFNEGLDIPEVDTVLFLRPTESLTVFLQQLGRGLRNSDGKECLTVLDYVANARKEYDYEHKFRALVGKTDTSTRREIERDFPNLPLGCSITLERVARDRIIENIRRNTRRTHAHMRHLIRQFQHQSTLPLTLENFLEFYHLDPEEIYKRDKNFHRLCADAGLIPGFSESLEKNVTKAIFQKWLPNRCVGYFRFIRQLLAKFAQNKVSSLDDSDFKEPEHALMAMMLCYDIWSVPPAKAGFSSLTRAVEHIGSHPVMCTEIVQVLDWIIARIEVEEKTFRPGYPCPLRFHARYHRDQILTAFGFNDFRKSKSIKEGVARIGETNTELLFVTLEKSEKEYSPTTMYHDYAINEELFHWQSQNSARPDRGRGQEYVQQRDKGKNVLLFVRERKKSKWGNTIGYVFLGPVQYVTHEGAQPMSITWRLEEPMPASLLESGRKLVAG; this is encoded by the coding sequence ATGACTCTCACTTACGGACTTTACGAACAACTCATCAGCAGGACGCTCCAACGTAAGCTTGAGGAACAAGATCAACGCCAATATCATATTGCAAAGGAACCACTTGATCCCGAAGAGGCCGCCTTATACCTGAGTCGATATCTTTCCCGGATTATGCAGTCGGTCCTTGGTGAATATCGGTCCGATCACGAAGGTATTAAACAGCAAATCCAACTATGCAATGAGCTTATCGAGCGGCTGAATCAAAGCACACGACGGCTGGATCTATCTGAGGATCTTATTGAGGCCGGTGGCCAGGTACTTACTGCCGTTTTCGACCAGAATAATGCGCCATTTTCCAACCTCGAAGAACACTTAAAGCGCATCACTCCGGTTACACGTCTCACTCAAAGCGAGCTTTTCACTGGCAGTCGCGCAGGAATCACCATGGAGAGCGAGCTTAAAAAGGAGATTCTGTCATCAGACCGTATTGACTTGCTCATTTCATTTATCAAATGGACTGGTATCCGGATTTTCGAGCAAGAATTGCGGGAATTTACCGGCCGTGGTGGACGCCTGCGTGTTATTACCACCTCTTACCTGGGTGCAACCGACGAAAAGGCCATCCGATTTCTGAATGAACTTCAGAATACCGAAATCCGAGTCTCCTACAATACCGGCAGTGAACGACTTCACGCCAAATCGTATCTGTTCCGGCGCAACACGGGTTTTCATACCGCCTATATAGGTTCATCCAACATCTCGCAATCCGCACTCACCAGCGGACTGGAGTGGAACTTGAAGGTCACAAACAGCGAAATCAGCCATATCATCGACAAGTTCATAAAGACTTTTGAAACATACTGGAATGATTACGATTTCGAGCCCTATGAAGCTAAGCGGCTTACCAGTGCACTGCGGGATGCACGTCGGTCTTATGATGCCACACCATCTTTCGTTTATTTCGATCTGAGACCGTACCCGTTTCAGCAGCGGATATTGGAAACACTCAGCGCTCGTCGGTCAGTGCATGACAGCTGGCGTAACCTGATAGTTGCTGCAACTGGTACGGGAAAAACGGTAATCTCTGGATTCGATTATCGCAGGTTTTGTAAAAAGGAGGAAGAGGAACAAGAAAATTTGCAAAGGCAAGCGAATACAACCACTCGTCCAAAATTGCTATTCATAGCACATCGAGAGGAGATCCTTAAGCAGGCAATGGCCACGTTCCGTGGTATTCTCCGTGATCAGAATTTTGGTGAATTATGGACTGGTCGCTATGAGCCCACTCATGTTGATTACGTATTCGCATCCGTCCAGACACTCAATAGCCGATGGGATCAAATTTCGCTGAGTAAGGAATACTACGACTACATTGTAGTGGATGAAGTGCATCATATTGCTGCGTCCAGTTACCGTCCCATCATCGACTATTTCAAACCTAAAGTGCTGCTTGGACTCACGGCCACGCCCGAACGCATGGACGGTGAAGACATTCTGCGTGATTTTGACAATCGGATAGCCGCGGAGATCCGTCTGCCTGAGGCACTCAACCGAAAACTGCTCTGTCCATTTCAGTACTTCGGCATCACCGATAGTGTCGATCTTTCAGGCGTGACCTGGCGACGCGGAGGTTATGCGACCGAAGAATTGTCCCATGTCTACACCGCATCTGATGCACGTGTCGGTGAGGTTATTGATAGCATTCGCAAATACACCGTCGATGAGCACAAAGTGCGTGCCTTGGGTTTTTGCGTGGATATGAGGCATGCTGAGTTTATGGCGGAACGCTTTGTCTCTGCAGGTTTCCGGGCCGCTGTACTTACCAGCAAGAATGCCATCCGGAGAGAAGAGCTGCGTCTGAAGTTGGCACGAGGCGATATTAACTACCTTTTTGTGGTGGATATGTTTAATGAAGGTCTCGACATTCCGGAGGTGGACACTGTGCTGTTTTTACGTCCCACTGAGAGTTTGACTGTCTTTCTGCAGCAACTTGGGCGTGGATTGCGCAATTCGGATGGCAAGGAGTGTTTAACAGTGTTGGATTATGTCGCAAATGCCCGCAAGGAGTACGATTACGAACATAAGTTCCGGGCATTGGTAGGCAAGACGGACACATCCACACGACGCGAAATCGAACGTGATTTTCCGAATCTGCCACTGGGGTGTTCCATTACACTTGAGCGAGTGGCCCGAGATCGAATTATCGAAAATATCCGCCGAAACACACGGCGCACCCATGCTCATATGCGCCATCTAATCAGGCAGTTTCAGCATCAGTCGACACTACCACTTACACTTGAGAACTTTCTGGAGTTTTACCATTTGGACCCGGAAGAAATATACAAGCGGGATAAAAATTTTCATCGTTTGTGCGCCGATGCCGGCTTAATACCGGGATTTTCCGAATCTCTCGAAAAGAATGTTACTAAAGCTATTTTCCAGAAATGGTTGCCCAATCGATGTGTGGGATACTTCCGATTTATAAGGCAGCTGTTGGCGAAATTCGCACAAAACAAGGTATCCAGCCTGGACGATTCTGATTTTAAAGAACCAGAACACGCGTTGATGGCTATGATGCTCTGTTACGATATATGGAGCGTCCCGCCGGCTAAAGCAGGATTTAGCTCCTTGACGCGGGCTGTAGAACATATCGGGTCACATCCTGTGATGTGTACTGAAATTGTGCAGGTACTGGATTGGATTATCGCCCGAATCGAAGTAGAAGAAAAAACTTTTCGACCTGGATACCCTTGTCCCCTTAGATTTCATGCGCGTTACCATCGTGATCAGATTTTGACAGCTTTCGGATTCAATGATTTTAGAAAATCAAAGTCAATTAAAGAGGGGGTAGCACGCATTGGTGAAACCAATACCGAGCTTCTATTTGTCACGCTGGAGAAAAGTGAAAAAGAATACTCACCAACCACCATGTACCACGATTATGCCATCAACGAAGAACTATTCCACTGGCAGTCACAGAATTCTGCCCGACCCGATCGTGGTCGAGGTCAGGAATATGTACAACAACGTGATAAAGGCAAGAACGTGTTGCTTTTCGTACGTGAGCGGAAAAAGTCGAAATGGGGCAATACCATTGGCTATGTTTTTCTGGGCCCTGTGCAATATGTGACGCATGAAGGGGCACAACCTATGAGCATAACCTGGCGACTTGAGGAACCGATGCCGGCTTCTTTATTGGAAAGTGGAAGAAAGCTGGTTGCGGGGTGA
- the hxsC gene encoding His-Xaa-Ser system radical SAM maturase HxsC, which yields MKQLFGEPYNLEETIIGIIVKENRAFLRRKDYVLVTDQIDIKGKYKAIITGHKLLSEQQGVSGVSNTDELNNGDIVTIDSSGVINVVYEKGSKHNAIFITGRCNSNCIMCSQPPVKKEADRFKLNIEYIRLLPKQTESIGLTGGEPTVIGEQLFGIIKEIKKRQPEIHINILSNGIKFKDKKYAYDYASCINERTVIEIPLYCDIDHIHNNIVGTKTFYDTIKGIYNLASYNVKIGIRVVVMKHNYKRLANIAEFIYSNMPFVYQIAFMQMEPTGHAINNINELWIDPYDYNEQLEKAVLILHYRDMHVSIYNSQLCILPEKIRRFAVKSISEWKNIYVQKCELCNIKSECPGFFASSEKFHSRKIQPVMNN from the coding sequence ATGAAGCAACTATTTGGGGAACCATATAATCTAGAAGAGACTATTATTGGAATAATAGTAAAAGAAAATAGGGCTTTTTTAAGAAGAAAAGACTATGTCCTAGTAACTGATCAAATAGATATTAAAGGGAAATATAAAGCTATAATTACAGGTCATAAGCTTTTAAGCGAACAGCAAGGTGTATCGGGTGTAAGTAACACTGATGAGCTTAATAATGGTGATATAGTTACAATCGACTCCAGTGGCGTAATAAATGTTGTTTACGAAAAAGGATCAAAACATAATGCGATATTTATTACTGGGAGATGTAACTCTAATTGCATAATGTGTTCCCAACCACCAGTTAAAAAGGAAGCAGATAGATTTAAACTCAATATTGAATATATAAGACTCCTACCTAAACAAACGGAATCGATTGGCTTGACTGGAGGTGAACCCACTGTTATAGGTGAACAATTATTTGGTATAATTAAAGAAATCAAAAAGAGACAACCTGAAATACATATAAACATATTGTCAAATGGTATAAAATTTAAGGATAAGAAATATGCTTATGATTATGCAAGCTGTATAAATGAAAGAACAGTTATAGAAATACCATTGTATTGTGATATAGATCATATACATAACAATATAGTAGGTACAAAAACATTCTATGACACAATAAAAGGTATTTATAACCTTGCTTCTTACAATGTAAAAATTGGTATACGTGTTGTTGTAATGAAGCACAACTATAAAAGATTGGCAAATATAGCTGAGTTTATCTACTCAAATATGCCATTTGTATATCAGATTGCATTTATGCAAATGGAGCCAACGGGACATGCAATTAATAATATCAATGAACTCTGGATTGACCCATATGACTACAACGAACAATTAGAAAAAGCAGTACTGATATTACACTATAGGGATATGCATGTATCAATATATAATAGCCAATTATGCATTTTACCAGAAAAAATAAGAAGATTTGCGGTTAAATCAATTTCAGAATGGAAAAATATTTATGTCCAGAAATGTGAATTATGCAATATTAAATCCGAATGTCCAGGTTTTTTTGCATCATCAGAAAAGTTTCATAGTAGAAAAATTCAACCTGTAATGAATAATTAA
- the hxsB gene encoding His-Xaa-Ser system radical SAM maturase HxsB translates to MSNYSILPFRFERFEDDYFISNEIGEYVYLNPIDFNSFVNHNLDIESDAYLNLKSKHIVADTNIESVIELLATKYRTKKNFLSEFTSLHMIVASLRCNANCSYCQVSKKNVEDYQFDMDKSTAKKTVDMIFKSPSNNIKIEFQGGEPLLNYKIIKYIINYAEWKNIYHKKNLEFVICTNLTLINEKMLRWISKHKVYISTSIDGPRDLHNKNRPLQKNNNSFESVVEKIKLCREYLGEDSVSALMTTSSYSLGNFPEIIDTYRELGFNSIFLRALNPYGFAKRDEHFLAYPVNKFIEEYKLGLDYIIQINLSGEYFCEDYATILLSRILTPFSTGFVDLQSPSGIAISGVIYDYDGDVYVSDEGRMLASSGDKTFKIGNVNNDKYEDIFNSDYLHELIEYSVAESLPQCSTCAYLSYCGGDPVRNYNEQKDFIGHRPTSDFCKKNKSIIQYLLSLLKEDNPEINKIFWSWIIRRNIEL, encoded by the coding sequence ATGAGTAATTATAGTATACTGCCGTTTAGATTTGAAAGATTCGAAGACGATTACTTCATTTCAAACGAAATAGGAGAATATGTCTATTTGAATCCAATTGACTTTAATTCATTTGTGAACCATAATCTTGATATAGAATCTGATGCATATCTAAATTTAAAAAGCAAGCATATTGTTGCTGATACAAATATTGAATCAGTTATTGAATTACTTGCGACTAAATATAGAACAAAAAAAAATTTTCTATCTGAGTTTACCTCTCTACATATGATTGTTGCATCTCTGAGGTGCAACGCAAATTGTAGCTATTGTCAAGTATCAAAAAAAAATGTAGAAGATTATCAGTTCGATATGGATAAGTCTACTGCGAAAAAAACAGTAGACATGATTTTTAAAAGTCCTAGCAATAATATAAAAATAGAATTTCAAGGTGGGGAGCCTTTACTTAATTATAAAATAATCAAATATATAATAAACTATGCAGAGTGGAAAAATATATATCATAAAAAAAATCTAGAGTTTGTAATTTGTACAAATCTGACATTAATTAATGAGAAGATGCTTAGGTGGATAAGTAAACACAAGGTTTACATATCAACATCTATTGATGGACCAAGAGACCTTCATAATAAAAATAGACCATTACAAAAAAATAATAATAGTTTTGAATCAGTAGTAGAGAAAATAAAGCTTTGTAGGGAATATCTTGGAGAAGATAGCGTATCAGCACTAATGACAACATCATCCTATTCCCTAGGAAACTTTCCTGAGATCATAGACACATATAGGGAGTTAGGTTTTAACTCAATATTTTTGAGAGCACTAAATCCTTATGGATTTGCTAAAAGAGATGAGCATTTTTTAGCTTATCCAGTAAATAAATTTATTGAAGAGTATAAGTTAGGTTTAGACTATATCATTCAAATTAATCTTTCCGGTGAATATTTTTGTGAAGACTATGCTACAATATTGCTTTCTAGAATCTTAACTCCATTTAGCACTGGATTTGTAGATCTTCAATCACCAAGTGGTATAGCTATTTCAGGTGTTATATATGATTATGACGGTGACGTATATGTTTCTGATGAAGGAAGAATGTTAGCCTCTTCAGGGGACAAAACATTTAAAATAGGTAATGTTAACAATGATAAGTATGAAGATATATTTAATAGTGACTATCTTCATGAGCTGATTGAATATTCAGTTGCTGAAAGTCTTCCTCAGTGTTCGACTTGTGCTTATTTGTCTTATTGTGGAGGAGACCCAGTAAGAAACTATAATGAACAAAAAGATTTCATAGGTCATAGACCAACTAGTGACTTCTGTAAAAAAAATAAAAGTATAATTCAGTACTTGTTAAGTCTACTTAAAGAAGACAACCCTGAAATAAACAAAATATTTTGGAGTTGGATTATTCGCAGAAATATAGAATTATGA
- the hxsD gene encoding His-Xaa-Ser system protein HxsD: protein MEDTNQRIDADSIVINVDKNVFEITSIIHSSYIFTDRCYISINTNESGIEVCLKKKDKNINLDTIAREFNNEVIDQQIRLTTGREYKEIRKQLVKKAFSSINK from the coding sequence ATGGAAGATACAAATCAAAGAATTGACGCTGATTCGATTGTGATCAATGTGGACAAAAATGTTTTTGAAATTACTTCAATTATACATTCATCTTATATCTTTACAGATAGGTGCTACATAAGTATCAATACGAATGAGTCAGGGATAGAGGTCTGTCTTAAGAAAAAAGATAAAAATATTAACTTAGATACTATTGCCCGTGAATTTAATAATGAAGTAATCGATCAGCAAATAAGATTAACAACAGGTCGAGAGTATAAAGAGATAAGAAAGCAGTTGGTAAAAAAAGCATTTTCTTCAATTAATAAGTGA
- a CDS encoding N-formylglutamate amidohydrolase: protein MTSLIIHIPHASTHIPSRDGFLVDGARIEKELLTLTDWHTDDLFVDAARDDHPVAAGFSRIFCDVERFADDRQEVMAKFGMGVLYESTDDGEPMRNVTPELRKRILERYYHPHHARLEKAVQAELDRVGRAVIVDAHSYPDIPLKRDLDPRRPRPDFNIGTDPFHTPQELVDASVRFFEARGYSLGVDWPYKGTIVPLAWYGKDKRVASIMLEVNRKLYLEDGSSDKNGNYDHVRQTIQDYLDVIASSVTV, encoded by the coding sequence ATGACCAGCCTCATCATACACATCCCGCACGCCTCAACGCACATCCCATCCCGGGATGGATTTCTTGTGGATGGGGCCCGCATCGAAAAGGAACTACTCACGCTCACGGACTGGCACACCGACGATCTGTTTGTGGATGCGGCCCGTGACGATCATCCGGTCGCGGCCGGATTCTCCCGCATCTTCTGCGACGTGGAGCGGTTTGCGGACGATCGTCAAGAAGTCATGGCGAAATTCGGGATGGGCGTGCTCTACGAATCGACCGACGACGGCGAGCCGATGCGCAATGTGACCCCGGAGTTGCGGAAGCGGATCCTGGAGCGCTATTATCACCCGCACCATGCCAGGCTCGAGAAGGCGGTGCAGGCGGAACTGGACCGGGTCGGTCGGGCCGTCATCGTGGATGCGCATTCCTATCCGGACATCCCCCTGAAGCGCGACCTGGACCCGCGCCGGCCCCGTCCGGATTTCAACATCGGCACCGACCCGTTCCACACGCCGCAGGAACTTGTGGATGCGTCCGTCCGCTTTTTCGAAGCGCGCGGATACTCGCTGGGGGTGGACTGGCCCTACAAGGGCACCATCGTGCCGCTTGCCTGGTACGGCAAGGACAAGCGGGTGGCGTCCATCATGCTGGAGGTCAATCGAAAACTGTATCTGGAGGATGGCAGCAGCGACAAAAATGGGAATTATGACCATGTCCGACAGACAATTCAGGACTATCTGGATGTAATCGCATCGAGTGTGACGGTCTGA
- a CDS encoding DUF433 domain-containing protein, whose translation MKPNHMEFENQLEIGNGIYTPSEIAKILRVPYAKVFRWITKYWDGELGKEFAERYSWKVENSMAVSFHTLVEFHSLMQFAEAGVKTRQVLEAHKDLSGTYDTAFPFAMKEVLDNIKTDGFKIYLSKNKDVVTLDGTRQLNMDFIRFFFKKLDFDSGNIASRFWPLGKEKSILIDPKRKFGHPVIDDRNIYPETIHGHYIAGDPIAYISHVYNLSEKQIQDALEFCEAA comes from the coding sequence GTGAAACCAAACCATATGGAATTCGAAAATCAATTAGAAATAGGCAACGGTATTTACACTCCCTCTGAAATCGCAAAAATACTGAGGGTTCCCTACGCAAAGGTTTTCCGATGGATTACCAAATACTGGGACGGCGAACTCGGAAAAGAGTTTGCTGAGCGATATTCCTGGAAGGTCGAAAATTCTATGGCGGTAAGTTTTCACACCTTGGTAGAGTTCCATTCCTTGATGCAATTTGCGGAGGCCGGAGTTAAAACCAGGCAAGTTCTCGAAGCCCACAAGGATCTATCCGGTACATACGACACCGCCTTCCCGTTTGCGATGAAAGAAGTTCTGGATAATATCAAAACAGACGGATTCAAAATCTATTTGTCAAAAAACAAGGATGTAGTCACTCTCGACGGCACCAGACAATTAAATATGGACTTCATCAGATTCTTTTTTAAAAAACTCGACTTCGATTCCGGGAATATTGCATCCCGGTTCTGGCCGCTGGGAAAGGAAAAGTCCATTCTGATAGATCCGAAACGAAAATTTGGCCATCCGGTAATTGATGACCGAAACATTTATCCGGAAACGATTCACGGTCACTATATTGCAGGAGATCCCATTGCTTACATTTCTCATGTCTACAATTTGTCGGAAAAGCAGATACAGGATGCACTGGAATTTTGTGAAGCGGCATGA
- a CDS encoding type IV toxin-antitoxin system AbiEi family antitoxin domain-containing protein, translating to MGSQSFTRLEHWVGHLLATGKYAFSWEELKQNMPHSTTDALKQSLNREVRKNNILSIHKGYYIIIPPSYKARGILPPTQFIDGLMHFLKRPYYVGLLSAASMHGAAHQQPQEFFVVTELPVLRPTRKKGIKVNYLSKKNFPKSFIQQINTETGFIKVSSPLLTAVDLIQYNHHIGGINRSAVVLHELMEVVGKEDFTNELLEYVPVSVMQRLGYLLEYKVEYVEWADTLFRLLDKKGVKLFRTPLKTGSSESGYSADNRWKVLVNVDVETD from the coding sequence ATGGGTTCGCAATCTTTCACTCGTTTGGAGCATTGGGTCGGGCATCTGCTAGCTACCGGAAAGTATGCATTTTCCTGGGAGGAGCTTAAACAAAATATGCCTCATAGTACCACGGACGCACTTAAACAATCCCTGAATCGCGAAGTCAGGAAAAACAATATCCTTTCCATCCATAAAGGATATTATATCATTATTCCGCCGTCCTATAAGGCCCGGGGTATTCTGCCACCGACACAATTTATCGACGGGCTGATGCATTTTCTGAAACGTCCCTATTATGTCGGGCTGTTAAGTGCTGCCTCTATGCATGGAGCAGCACATCAGCAACCTCAGGAGTTTTTTGTGGTGACCGAACTACCCGTACTACGTCCAACCCGAAAAAAGGGAATCAAGGTTAATTATCTTAGCAAGAAGAACTTCCCGAAATCTTTCATCCAGCAAATAAATACGGAAACCGGCTTTATTAAAGTTTCCAGTCCACTACTTACCGCGGTGGATTTGATTCAATACAACCACCACATCGGAGGAATCAACCGGTCTGCCGTCGTCCTGCATGAATTGATGGAGGTAGTTGGAAAAGAAGATTTCACGAATGAATTACTGGAATATGTCCCGGTTTCCGTTATGCAAAGACTGGGTTATCTGCTGGAATACAAAGTCGAATATGTCGAATGGGCAGACACACTTTTTCGTCTGTTGGATAAAAAAGGGGTTAAACTATTCCGGACGCCTTTGAAAACGGGTTCCTCTGAGAGTGGTTATTCGGCGGATAACCGCTGGAAAGTGCTTGTAAATGTGGATGTGGAAACAGACTGA
- a CDS encoding nucleotidyl transferase AbiEii/AbiGii toxin family protein — translation MIPRAYITEWSSVVPWQTDEQIEQDLIICRALCEIYQDEFLSEKLAFRGGTALHKLYLSPQPRYSEDIDLVQIVGEPIKPVIRRLRERLSFLGDASINQKKDNNTLSFRVAAESDPSIVLRLKIEINCREHFSMMGYFHKPFQVASSWFNGECEITTYRLEELTGSKLRAMYQRKKGRDLFDLYKVLINRKPFDEQEAIACYQRYMELSGGKSPTKRQYLLNLDKKMTDSEFFGDLEALVRPDESFDWQEAYEVVRERLIERI, via the coding sequence ATGATACCCCGCGCATATATTACAGAATGGAGCAGTGTAGTCCCATGGCAAACGGATGAGCAGATTGAGCAGGATTTGATAATCTGTCGTGCACTTTGTGAAATTTATCAGGATGAATTCCTGTCGGAAAAACTGGCTTTCCGCGGCGGAACCGCATTGCACAAGTTGTATTTATCCCCGCAGCCGAGATACTCCGAAGATATCGATTTAGTGCAGATAGTTGGTGAACCCATCAAACCGGTAATTCGCCGCCTTCGGGAAAGGCTGTCTTTTTTAGGTGATGCATCCATAAATCAGAAAAAGGATAACAACACCCTGTCATTCCGTGTAGCGGCGGAATCAGATCCATCGATAGTCCTGCGACTTAAAATTGAAATCAATTGTCGTGAGCATTTTTCTATGATGGGGTATTTTCATAAACCATTTCAAGTGGCAAGTTCCTGGTTTAATGGAGAATGTGAAATTACTACATATCGGCTGGAAGAATTGACGGGGTCAAAATTGCGAGCAATGTATCAAAGGAAAAAAGGGCGTGATTTATTTGATCTATATAAAGTCTTGATAAACCGGAAACCATTTGACGAGCAGGAAGCTATAGCCTGCTACCAACGTTATATGGAGTTATCCGGGGGTAAATCCCCAACAAAAAGACAATATTTATTGAATCTGGATAAGAAAATGACTGATTCCGAGTTTTTTGGTGATCTTGAAGCACTTGTGAGACCGGATGAATCATTTGATTGGCAGGAAGCATATGAAGTGGTGAGAGAGCGACTCATTGAACGTATTTGA